One genomic region from Nymphaea colorata isolate Beijing-Zhang1983 chromosome 12, ASM883128v2, whole genome shotgun sequence encodes:
- the LOC116265313 gene encoding mannose-specific lectin-like, whose protein sequence is MVAQVVAKAILFSQAAAEDLLFSGQTLFAGRFKENGPYKLIMQYNCNLVLYINGNRALWASGTAGKGSNCSATVQPYRETPTFVYPGTNARWASGTASGQSNYVLIVQYDRNVVIYKSFPCVMSFRTFKVLDVWPEK, encoded by the exons ATGGTAGCACAAGTGGTAGCTAAAGCCATCCTCTTCTCTCAGGCCGCTGCGGAGGATCTGCTGTTCAGCGGGCAGACTCTTTTTGCAGGTCGGTTCAAAGAGAATGGGCCTTACAAGCTCATCATGCAGTACAACTGCAACCTTGTGCTTTACATCAACGGAAACCGGGCGCTGTGGGCTTCCGGCACCGCCGGAAAAGGCTCCAACTGTAGTGCAACTGTGCAACCCTACAGAGAGACGCCAACTTTTGTCTACCCAGGAACTAATGCTCGTTGGGCAAGTGGGACGGCAAGTGGGCAGTCCAATTACGTTCTGATAGTACAGTATGACAGGAATGTGGTGATCTACAAGTCCTTTCCT TGCGTCATGAGTTTTAGGACCTTCAAAGTCCTTGATGTGTGGCCTGAAAAGTGA
- the LOC116265314 gene encoding mannose-specific lectin-like: MAAQVVAKAIAILAILATLSSQAAAVEVLFSGQTLFAGQSIENGPYKFIMQYDCNLVLYINGNRALWASGTNGKGTNCRATLQRDANLVVYSGSNALWASGTARAQNNYVLNVQFDGNVVIYGPSIWATNTVQSASRKLKP, encoded by the coding sequence ATGGCAGCACAAGTGGTAGCTAAAGCCATAGCCATACTAGCAATCCTGGCTACCCTCTCCTCTCAGGCCGCTGCGGTGGAAGTGCTGTTCAGCGGGCAGACTCTCTTTGCAGGTCAGTCCATAGAGAACGGGCCTTACAAGTTCATCATGCAGTACGACTGCAACCTTGTGCTCTACATCAACGGAAACAGGGCCCTGTGGGCTTCCGGCACCAATGGGAAAGGCACTAACTGTAGGGCAACCCTACAGAGAGACGCCAACTTGGTTGTCTACTCAGGAAGTAATGCTCTTTGGGCGAGTGGGACGGCAAGAGCACAGAACAACTACGTTCTCAATGTACAGTTCGACGGGAATGTGGTGATCTACGGCCCTTCTATCTGGGCTACCAACACGGTTCAGAGTGCCAGCAGGAAACTCAAGCCGTAG